The following are from one region of the Nicotiana tabacum cultivar K326 chromosome 3, ASM71507v2, whole genome shotgun sequence genome:
- the LOC107810940 gene encoding putative aquaporin NIP-type isoform X1 gives MAIEKKKSPKWKKAIFIQPPSPIPTSDFVHQFLSLSSYKRLCLTLQLIAEAIGTYFVIFAGCGSVAVNKIYGSVTFPGICVTWGLIVMVMVYTVGHISGAHFNPAVTITFSILGHFPWKQVPLYIIAQLMGSILASGTLALLFDVTPQAYFGTVPVGSNGQSLAIEIIISFLLMFVISGVATDDRAIGQVAGIAVGMTITLNVFVAGPISGASMNPARSIGPAIVKHVYTGLWVYIVGPIIGTLAGAFVYNLIRSTDKPLRELAKSASSLRS, from the exons atggcaaTCGAGAAGAAGAAATCTCCCAAATGGAAGAAGGCAATATTCATTCAGCCTCCAAGTCCGATTCCAACGTCGGATTTTGTTCATCAGTTTCTGTCGTTGTCATCTTACAAAAG GTTGTGTTTGACTTTGCAGTTGATAGCGGAGGCTATAGGAACGTACTTTGTAATATTTGCAGGGTGTGGATCAGTTGCTGTGAATAAGATCTATGGGAGCGTTACGTTTCCAGGGATATGTGTGACATGGGGACTAATCGTGATGGTGATGGTTTACACCGTGGGACACATATCtggagctcattttaatcctgcTGTCACTATTACTTTCAGCATCCTCGGCCACTTCCCATGGAAACAA GTACCTTTGTACATAATAGCTCAACTGATGGGTTCGATTTTGGCCAGTGGAACTCTGGCTCTATTGTTTGACGTAACTCCTCAAGCTTATTTTGGTACTGTTCCAGTTGGATCTAATGGCCAATCACTTGCTATCGAAATCATCATTTCTTTCCTTCTCATGTTTGTCATTTCTGGCGTTGCTACAGATGATAGAGCA ATTGGACAGGTTGCTGGAATAGCAGTGGGAATGACCATAACTTTGAATGTCTTTGTAGCAGG GCCAATTTCAGGAGCATCAATGAATCCAGCAAGAAGCATTGGTCCAGCAATAGTGAAGCATGTTTATACAGGTCTTTGGGTGTATATAGTTGGTCCAATTATCGGAACACTAGCCGGAGCATTTGTATATAACTTGATTCGGTCCACAGACAAACCACTTCGTGAGTTGGCCAAAAGTGCATCATCTCTTCGAAGTTGA
- the LOC107810940 gene encoding putative aquaporin NIP-type isoform X2 yields the protein MAKKDGNREEEISQMEEGNIHSASKSDSNVGFCSSVSVVVILQKLIAEAIGTYFVIFAGCGSVAVNKIYGSVTFPGICVTWGLIVMVMVYTVGHISGAHFNPAVTITFSILGHFPWKQVPLYIIAQLMGSILASGTLALLFDVTPQAYFGTVPVGSNGQSLAIEIIISFLLMFVISGVATDDRAIGQVAGIAVGMTITLNVFVAGPISGASMNPARSIGPAIVKHVYTGLWVYIVGPIIGTLAGAFVYNLIRSTDKPLRELAKSASSLRS from the exons atggcaaagaaggatggcaaTCGAGAAGAAGAAATCTCCCAAATGGAAGAAGGCAATATTCATTCAGCCTCCAAGTCCGATTCCAACGTCGGATTTTGTTCATCAGTTTCTGTCGTTGTCATCTTACAAAAG TTGATAGCGGAGGCTATAGGAACGTACTTTGTAATATTTGCAGGGTGTGGATCAGTTGCTGTGAATAAGATCTATGGGAGCGTTACGTTTCCAGGGATATGTGTGACATGGGGACTAATCGTGATGGTGATGGTTTACACCGTGGGACACATATCtggagctcattttaatcctgcTGTCACTATTACTTTCAGCATCCTCGGCCACTTCCCATGGAAACAA GTACCTTTGTACATAATAGCTCAACTGATGGGTTCGATTTTGGCCAGTGGAACTCTGGCTCTATTGTTTGACGTAACTCCTCAAGCTTATTTTGGTACTGTTCCAGTTGGATCTAATGGCCAATCACTTGCTATCGAAATCATCATTTCTTTCCTTCTCATGTTTGTCATTTCTGGCGTTGCTACAGATGATAGAGCA ATTGGACAGGTTGCTGGAATAGCAGTGGGAATGACCATAACTTTGAATGTCTTTGTAGCAGG GCCAATTTCAGGAGCATCAATGAATCCAGCAAGAAGCATTGGTCCAGCAATAGTGAAGCATGTTTATACAGGTCTTTGGGTGTATATAGTTGGTCCAATTATCGGAACACTAGCCGGAGCATTTGTATATAACTTGATTCGGTCCACAGACAAACCACTTCGTGAGTTGGCCAAAAGTGCATCATCTCTTCGAAGTTGA